From one Lycium ferocissimum isolate CSIRO_LF1 chromosome 5, AGI_CSIRO_Lferr_CH_V1, whole genome shotgun sequence genomic stretch:
- the LOC132057566 gene encoding secreted RxLR effector protein 161-like: MLHDHENDVINQKEYASLIGSLRYVTDCTRPDIAYAVGVLSRFTSNPGFSDADWNTLSGDSCSTTSYIFTLAGGAICWKSKKQTIIAKSTMEAELIALASASEEANCFIVLSRTIVRMDKAQIANFRIRQARGK, translated from the exons ATGCTACATGACCA tgaaaatgatgtgaTAAATCAAAAGGAATATGCTAGCTTAATTGGAAGTTTGAGATATGTGACTGATTGCACTAGGCCTGATATTGCGTATGCAGTTGGAGTACTTAGCAGGTTTACAAGCAATCCAG GCTTTTCTGATGCTGATTGGAACACTTTATCTGGTGATTCCTGTTCTACCACTAGTTATATTTTTACGTTGGCAGGTGGTGCTATTTGTTGGAAATCAAAAAAGCAAACTATTATTGCTAAATCTACCATGGAGGCTGAACTAATTGCTTTAGCTTCAGCTAGTGAAGAGGCGAATTG TTTCATTGTATTATCACGAACAATTGTAAGGATGGACAAGGCTCAAATAGCCAACTTTAGGATCAGACAAGCAAGaggaaaatga
- the LOC132056066 gene encoding probable aspartyl aminopeptidase, with the protein MESSAVVAADLIDFLNASPTAFHAVDEAKKRLKSAGYVQIFEREDWDLKPGNKYFFTRNHSTIVAFALGKKYAAGNGFHIVGAHTDSPCVKLKPVSKVIKSGFLEVGVQTYGGGLWHTWFDRDLTIAGRMMIRNKKDGCESYLQKLVRIEEPIMRIPTLAIHLDRGVNDGFKVNTQSHLLPVLATSIKAELNKPASTDDSIKNGAANDGSKISKTINPGGEQHHSLLLQLLAAQAGCEPSDICDFELQACDTQPSVIAGAMKEFIFSGRLDNLCMSFCSLKALIDATSPENSLEDEVGVRMVALFDHEEVGSNSAQGAGSPVMFDALSRITSTFSPDSKLIQKAIQRSFLVSADMAHALHPNYSDKHEENHQPKFHGGLVIKHNANQRYATNAVTSFIFREIAAKHNIPLQDFVVRNDMPCGSTIGPILASGVGIRTVDVGAPQWSMHSIREMCAVDDVKHSYEHFKAFFEDFSQLDGKIVVDI; encoded by the exons ATGGAGAGTTCAGCAGTAGTAGCAGCCGATCTGATTGATTTCTTGAACGCTTCTCCTACTGCTTTTCATGCAGTCG ATGAAGCAAAGAAGAGACTTAAAAGTGCAGGATATGTACAAATATTTGAAAGAGAAGACTGGGATTTGAAACCTGGCAACAAGTATTTCTTCACTAGGAACCACTCTACTATTGTTGCTTTTGCTCTCGgtaaaaa ATACGCTGCTGGAAATGGATTTCACATAGTTGGTGCTCATACTGATAGTCCTTGTGTGAAGCTGAAGCCAGTTTCAAAG GTAATTAAAAGTGGATTTCTGGAAGTGGGTGTACAAACATATGGTGGTGGTCTGTGGCATACATGGTTTGATCGCGATTTAACAATTGCTGGAAGGATGATgataagaaataagaaagatgGTTGTGAATCTTACTTGCAAAAGCTTGTGAGAATTGAGGAGCCCATAATGCGAATTCCAACTTTAGCAATTCACTTAGACAG AGGTGTGAATGATGGATTTAAGGTGAACACACAGAGCCATCTTCTACCAGTATTGGCTACATCAATTAAG GCTGAACTTAATAAACCAGCTTCCACTGATGATTCTATTAAAAATGGAGCTGCAAATGATGGAAGTAAGATCAGTAAAACGATAAATCCTGGTGGTGAGCAACATCATTCCCTTCTTCTGCAG cTTCTTGCTGCTCAGGCTGGATGTGAACCAAGTGACATATGTGACTTTGAGTTGCAAGCATGCGACACTCAGCCAAGTGTTATTGCTGGTGCCATGAAGGAATTTATTTTTTCTGGAAGACTGGACAATTTATGCATGTCATTCTGCTCTCTAAAG GCACTGATCGATGCTACTTCTCCTGAAAATAGTCTTGAGGACGAGGTTGGTGTAAGAATGGTGGCTCTGTTTGATCATGAAGAGGTTGGGTCTAATTCTGCACAAGGAGCTGGATCGCCCGTCATGTTTGATGCTCTCTCACGAATTACAAGTACATTCAGTCCAGATTCAAAG TTAATACAGAAAGCGATCCAGAGGAGCTTCCTGGTCTCTGCTGATATGGCACATGCCTTGCATCCTAATTATTCG GACAAGCACGAAGAGAATCATCAACCCAAATTTCATGGTGGGCTTGTTATAAAACACAACGCTAATCAACGATATGCCACAAATGCAGTCACCTCCTTCATATTCAGAGAAATAGCTGCTAAGCACAACATCCCTCTTCAG GATTTTGTGGTTCGCAATGATATGCCATGTGGCTCGACTATTGGACCTATATTGGCAAGCGGGGTGGGTATTCGAACTGTTGATGTAGGAGCACCGCAGTGGTCAATGCATAGCATAAGAGAAATGTGCGCGGTGGATGATGTGAAACATTCATACGAGCACTTTAAGGCCTTCTTCGAAGATTTCTCACAACTTGATGGAAAGATTGTTGTTGACATCTAG